A genome region from Magnolia sinica isolate HGM2019 chromosome 8, MsV1, whole genome shotgun sequence includes the following:
- the LOC131253972 gene encoding uncharacterized protein LOC131253972, with protein sequence MKLRSSIIIVVLVLLFVAHPNSSAFHDSSKEIIYEIDYRGPETHSYLPPPDMAGTQQQRDAQTKAPTTRNGVGDK encoded by the exons ATGAAGCTCAGATCCAGCATCATCATCGTTGTGCTCGTTCTTCTCTTTGTAGCCCACCCAAATTCATCAGCATTTCATG ATTCGAGCAAGGAGATTATTTACGAGATTGACTATAGAGGCCCTGAGACGCATTCCTACTTGCCTCCACCAGACATGGCGGGAACTCAGCAGCAACGCG ATGCTCAAACTAAGGCTCCAACAACTCGTAATGGAGTGGGAGAT AAATAA